In Ureibacillus thermophilus, the genomic stretch GTGCAATGTTTTCCATTCACTCTGCTGTTGTCAATGAACAGCTGAGTGGAAGCATGAGAAAACAGCTTTGTTGAATGCAAATTTATATCTGAATCATTTTTTGCAATGATGCCAAATTTTTCGCCGCGTTCCATTGAACTTTGAAAATCAAAGTAAGTGGAGTGTTCTACGAAAATTTGTGATTCGGAATGTTGAAAAAAATGACATTTTTTTGTTTGGGTGAAGCTTCGATCGGCAATCCATAGACCTTTTATTGCATAGGAATATTTGCATTCCTCTAAAAAAGCTTTTGAGTTTTTTATAAGAAGATGGGTTTTTTTATTATGATGAAAGTTGCATTGAATAAAAACGCCGCTAGCATTATTTAATAATGCAATGGCAGCTTCTTTCGCTTTTTTATATTCACTGTCAACCCCTTTTACATAGCCGCCATTGACATTCATTAATACATCTATATTTCCCTTTATGGTGCATTGCTCGAAAAGGGCTTCTCCTTCAATGTATAATGGAGCGGTCGCAGTGATCGTCACATTGCGAAAAGTTACCCGTATGTTTTTTGGAATGATGAACATTCCTTCAAGTATTGTTTGCCCGTTCTTATCCCCAATGATTGTGACATCTTTATTGATTTGAATGGATTCTTTATATTTTTTTCCTTGCAGTTGTATCTCTTCACCTTGATTTGCTTGAACTAAAGCATTTTTTAAAGTTTTCCATTTTGAAAATATCATGTTGTAGATTGAACGAATCATCCTACCCCTCCTCAACGCTTTTCGTACATCTATTCTCACTAAAAAAATGGAATTCTATTCCTTTTTTTGATGAAATGGAGTAAAAAATAATGTAGTGGATAGGGGATTTCGCTAAAATGGTATGTAATTGAGCTTATAGTTGGGGAAATTGAGGGGGCATTTTGCATCGTTTTATAATGAAGAAATCGTTGGGGCATAATGCTGGCTTGGAACTGTTGAATATGTTTCATTTTATGAAAAGGCAAAAATTTATATTAAAGTTTTTCCTTAAATATAGAAGGAAAGGAGGGGGAATATTGAAGAAAAAAAGTTTGACACGAATCATACTTTTTGCAGCAGTGGTGATTCTTTTAGCTTTTCTATTCCAACAATTCGTCATTCATTTTTCAGGAGACGGATTTGATAAGCCGGAAGAAGCGCTGCCAAAAGATGGGGATTATGAATGGATTGAAGGGCCAAAAAGCGAAAAAGAACAACGGTATTTCTTTTTATCCAATGGGAATGAATTTGGCACAGTGGTTGTGAAGAAAAACTTTAAAGGCTGGACGAGGGGAGAATTTATTTCTGCCAAATTGCCCGATTCTTTAGAGGAAAATAAAATTGCTTCAGCTTATTCAGATGAAAAGATTCTTTTTGGATTGATGAATCGAAAAGGGAAAGCCGAAGTGGAGGTAAATGGCAAAAAGGTGGTTTTTATAGAACTTTCCTCATTGCCGACAAACACCCTTGAATTATATGGCGTGGTTGGATATTCCATTTGGTATGTAAATTTGGAAGAATTTGAAGAGACAGAGCATTTTCATATAAAAGTGATGGATGAAAAAGGTGAAATCACGAGCGAATTATCTTTTTAATAATTTATACTAAAAAGGGAATAATGATTCATAAAAAGTGTCTTTAAATTTTTAAGTCTTAAGTATAAACTATAATTAAGGGTAACCAAAATATTCATTTTTCACAACATGATTGAAATGTTGAATCTTTTGGAATAAAATTGTATTGGTCATCAAGTTCAATAAAAATCTCTAATGACAAAACATAATTTTAATGTAATTTACTTATGAAGATAAGTAAGTTATGATTGGTCATGGAGAAAAGAACTAGGAAGCCTTTTCAAAATTAATATAGGGGGATTACATATGACAAAGAGCAACTTACACAACAGCCGTGCTTCTTTTGAACTGAACGGTAAAACTTACTACTATTACCGTTTAGAAGCATTAAAAGAAGCAGGCATCGCAGACGTATCACGCCTACCTTATTCCATCAAAGTTTTATTAGAATCCGTTTTACGTCAATATGATAACTATGTAATCAAAGAAGAACACGTAAACAACTTAGCAAAATGGGCAGAAGGAGCAGATCCAGAAGGTGAAGTTCCATTCAAACCTTCTCGTGTCGTTCTACAAGACTTCACAGGTGTTCCTGTAGTTGTAGACTTAGCTTCTTTACGTTCTGCCATGAAAGAACTTGGTGGAGACCCATCAAAAATCAATCCAGAAATTCCGGTTGACCTTGTAATCGACCACTCTGTACAAGTAGACAAATACGGTACTCCAGACGCTCTACAAGCAAACATGGATTTAGAATTTGAACGCAACGCTGAACGTTACAAATTCTTAAAATGGGCTCAAACTGCATTCGATAACTTCCGTGCAGTTCCACCTGCAACAGGTATCGTACACCAAGTAAACTTGGAATACTTAGCTCCAGTTATTCACGTTAAACAAAACGAAGACGGTTCTTTCGAAGCTTATCCAGATTCTGTAGTTGGTACGGACTCCCATACAACAATGATCAACGGTCTTGGCGTACTTGGTTGGGGTGTTGGTGGTATCGAAGCAGAAGCTGGTATGCTTGGACAACCATCTTACTTCACAATTCCAGAGGTTATCGGTGTTAAATTAACTGGTAAACTTCCAAACGGCGCGACTGCAACTGACTTAGCGTTGAAAGTAACTCAAGTATTGCGTAAACGCGGCGTAGTTGGTAAATTCGTTGAATTCTTCGGCCCTGGCGTAGCTACATTGCCACTTGCAGACCGTGCAACAATTTCCAACATGGCTCCAGAATACGGTGCAACTTGCGGTTACTTCGCAATTGACAACGAAACACTTAACTACTTGCGCTTAACTGGCCGTGATGAAGAACATGTACAATTAATCGAAAAATACTTAAAAGAAAACAATATGTTCTTCGATCCAAACTTCGAACCAGTTTACACTGACGTATTAGAAATTAAATTAGACGAAATCGAACCAAACCTTTCTGGTCCAAAACGTCCACAAGACTTAATTCCACTTTCAGAAATGAAAAAACGCTACCGTGAAGCAGTAGTTGCTCCAATGGGCGTTCAAGGTTTCGGTTTAACAGAAGATGAATTCAGCAAAACTTCAACAATCAAATTTGCTGATGGCGAAGAATTAGAAATGCCTACAGGTGCTGTAGCAATCGCTGCTATCACTTCTTGTACAAACACATCTAACCCATACGTACTAATCGCTGCTGGTCTTGTTGCGAAAAAAGCAGTTGAACTTGGCATTAAACCACCAAGATGGGTAAAAACTTCATTAGCACCTGGTTCTAAAGTTGTTACAGGTTATTTAAAAGATTCTGGTCTACAAGATTACTTAGACCAAATCGGATTCAACACTGTAGGTTACGGCTGTACAACATGTATCGGTAACTCCGGTCCATTGCTTCCAGAAATTGAAGAAGCGATCAAATCCAAAGACTTGTTCGTAACTTCTGTACTTTCTGGTAACCGTAACTTCGAAGGCCGTGTTCATCCATTAGTAAAAGCTAACTACTTAGCATCTCCACCACTTGTTGTTGCTTATGCTTTAGCTGGTACAGTGGATATCGACCTACAAAAAGATCCAATCGCTAAAGACAAAAACGGTAACGACGTATTCTTCAATGATATTTGGCCATCATCTGAAGAAGTATACGCTATCTTAAATAAAGTTGTTACACCTGAATTGTTCAAAAAAGAATACGAAACAGTATTCACTGCAAACGAAAAATGGAATGCAATTGAAACATCAACTGAGTCTCTATACACATTTGATGAAAATTCAACTTACATCCAAAACCCGCCATTCTTCCAAGGTCTTTCTAAAGAGCCAGCTCCAATTCAAGAGCTTAAAGGCTTGCGCGTAATTGCGAAGTTTGGGGATTCTATTACAACTGACCACATTTCACCAGCTGGTGCAATTGGTAAAGATACTCCTGCAGGTAAATACCTACAAGAAAAAGGTGTTGCAATCCGTGACTTCAACTCTTACGGTTCTCGCCGTGGTAACCATGAAGTCATGATGCGTGGTACATTTGCAAACATCCGTATCCGCAACCAAATTGCTCCTGGTACTGAAGGTGGATTCACTACTTACTGGCCAACTGGCGAAGTCATGTATATTTACGATGCAGCTATGAAATACCAAGAACAAGGAACTGGTCTTGTAGTTCTTGCTGGTAACGACTACGGTATGGGATCCAGCCGTGACTGGGCTGCAAAAGGTACTTACTTGCTTGGTATTAAAACAGTTATCGCACAAAGCTATGAACGTATCCACCGTTCTAACCTAGTAATGATGGGTGTATTACCACTTCAATTCATGCCTGGCGAAAACGCAGAAACTTTAGGATTAAAAGGAGATGAAACAATCTCTGTTAACTTAACAGACGATGTAAAACCTCGCGATATCTTAACAGTAACTGCAGTTTCTCCAGACGGCAAAGTAACTGAGTTTAAAGCATTAGCTCGTTTCGACTCAGAAGTAGAAGTAGATTACTACCGTCATGGCGGTATCCTACAAATGGTATTAAGAAACAAATTAGCTGGAAAGTAATTTCTAGCAATATGAAAGCAGGTTGACTTGTTCAACCTGCTTTTTTGGTGCGCCCGGCATGTACATGAACTATAGGGTGTAAGTCCCGAACCCCGAAGACAGAAGTAGAGGTTAGCCAAGAGCAAGGGTGTCCGTGGTGACGCGGAATCTGAAGGAAGCTGGAGGCAAAACACCGGTCCGAGGAACACGAACCTCATATAAGGCTAGGTATGATTGAGTGAGTTTGCCAAACAAAACAAAGCTCTTTCTGTCGAAGGTCATATCGAGTAGATGAGGCGGATAGATGGTGTGAAAGTGCATGTACTTACCCGGGGAGGTCTGGCGGATAGGTGAAGTACGCTTCATAACCTACTTAGCGATAAGTAGCTGAACCGTCAGAAGTCAGCAGAGGTCATAGTATTAGTTGGTCTAGAACAACTGAGAAGGACCGAACAATTAAGAGAGAATAGCCCTTGGCATTCAGTGAGTCATGATGAACACAGAAAACGTAGTACCTCACTTGAGGAAGGAAGCGGTGAATCCCGTGGGAGACCTCTTGGAGGGTGGAGTGACCACTGGCATAAGAAGACAAGCTATTCACGGAAGTTATGAAAACTTGCGTCAATTATCTTAATTGAACCGCCGTATACGGAACCGTACGTACGGTGGTGTGAGAGGACGGGAGCTAATCACTCCCTCCTACTCGATCGAAATAGGAAGCTGGGACATAAACATAAAAATTAAACGGCTTAAGTCCCTTAGAATACAGGGCTCAAGCCGCTTAGTAACATTTTTATTTTTTACACTGTCTACTTGACAGGAAGCAGTTCACTTTTTTAGACGCCCCCCTTTGATTCTTATTCGGATTATAAAAGTTCTTTTCTTAATTGTTCTGGAGATTTTGGTGATAGCAGACCGAATGGAATATCGAAAACAGTTTTTGCACCTTTATCTCCATTTTGATTCAATCGGTATGCTGCGCGTGCATAGGCAACAAGAACGCTTGATGTAAATGTTGGATTGCTTTCAAGATTTAAGCTGAATTCGATAATTTGTTTATCTCCTAATCCGCTTACGCCGCTTCGGATGACGAATCCTCCGTGTGGCATGCCGCTATGATTTAGCTTCAGCTCTTCTTCTGAAATGAAGTGTACAGTTGTATCATATTCATCAAAATAGTTTGGCATTGTTTTAATTTCGTGTTCAACTTTCGCAGCATCTGCACCTTCTTCCAATACTACAAAACATTCACGAGCATGTTTTTCGCGAGTGGAAAGCTCAGGATTTTCTCCGCTGCGCACACGATTGACTGCACCTTCAATTGGAATTGTATATTGCACGGCATTTTTAACACCTTCAATGCGGCGGATAGCATCAGAGTGGCCTTGGCTTACCCCTTTGCCCCAGAATGTATATGTATTTCCAACTGGTAATACCGCTTCACCAATCAAACGATTCAAAGAGAATAAACCTGGATCCCAACCAACGGAAATGATGGCTACTTTTCCTGCTTTTTCACTAGCTGCATTCACTTCATCGAAATATTCGGGAATTTTTGCATGCGTATCAAAACTATCAATAGTATTGAAATATTGTGCGAAATATGGTCCTTGTTCTGGCAAATCTGTTGCAGAACCGCCACATAAAATCATCACATCAATTTCATCTTTATAAGATAGGGCATCATCCACATGAAGCACTTTCGCATTTGAATTAATTGTTACTGATTGTGGATTGCGTCGCGTAAAAACTGCAACTAATTCAGTATCTGGGTTTTGTTGAATTGCTGCTTCAACACCACGGCCTAAGTTTCCATATCCAACAATCCCGATTCGTATTTTACTCATAATGACTCCTTCCTCCTAAAGAACAACAAGTATATGTTTTATATTACCTCGTGGATGAATATTATACAATAAATATTCATACAATGATTTGCATAAAATTATATTTTTTTTATACTAAATGACGAATATGATAAAGTTTCGCACCAAGGAAATAATAGAAATAGGTAGTGCTTTTAGTTTTTTCGTTATTCATATTTTGATATACTAGTTGTGTGCAACATATAAGAATTAAATAGGAGGATTCTTGATGAAAAAACTTTCAGCGGTGCTGCTAGCCTTCGCATTAGTATTTTCTAATGTCGGTGCAGTTGTTTTACATGACAGCGGAGATTATACAGTGGAAGCTAAATCGTATAAATCCGGCAAAAAAGGATTTAGCGGAACATCTACACCGAATAATAACCGCGTTACAAACGATGATGCCAACACAAATAACAATACTGTAAATAAATCGACTACAAACCAAAAAGATAATAAAGCTGCAACTTCTACAAATAAAACTTCTACGAATAAAGGCGGATTATGGAAAGGGCTTCTTGTAGGCGGACTTGCCGGCTTATTGTTCGGAAGCTTATTTAGCAATTTGGGGATTCTTGGAAGTATTTTAGGATTTATGATTAATCTTGGTGCTATTCTATTAATTGCCTACCTCATCATGAAAATTTACTTCATGCTAAAACGCAAAAATGAGAAAGAGGTTACGGAACATTGGAGAAGATAACTTTATCAGAACAAGAAATTGTTGATGCTGTTTGCCTATTCCATGCAAAATTTAAAAATGTGAATCCGGAAGATGTGGAAGTCGAGTTGTTGTATGACGACGACCGGGGCTTTACAGCAGAAGCGTATGTAAACGGCGAAATGGAACCGTATAATACAGTGAATTTCATTACAGCCATTCGTCTTTATATTGAAGAACAGTTGCAAAAAGATGCCATGTCGGCTCGAATACTTTTAGATCTACATGATGAAGAAGGAATCATCGCCAATGTCGAATGGGATTAAAGGGGGAGCGTCGCCTGTTGGCACCTCCTTCTTTTTTTGCTTAGCAAAAATATCTACTTTTGTTTTCTGACAATTTATGTTATGTTCAAGAAAAGAGATTTGAGAAAGTGGGATACAAATGACAGTAGATGCTAAAAATGCCTATAACGGAATTGTTTTACTGACAGGCTACTTGCAGCGTTTATATGTGTTTGAAAAGATTCATCATGAGTTGAACATGCCTCATGAACCGGAACGCCTTCAGCAAGTGAAGGAATTATTTGATGATACATTGGCAATGTTGCCGATTTTTGAACAAACGAAAGAGCTGTTTCCAACACAAGTTAATAAGCTGAAATCTGTGACGGAAAAAGTGGAAAATCTGATGTCCACTTATTTTAAAGAAGAGCCGCTTTCTTTTCATGAGAAGCTGGCTTATGTTGGTTCCACCCTCTATTCAGAGCAGCATGTGAATTTAGGCATCCTCCGCCTTGGCAAAGTGTTTCAAGTGGAAGTGAATAAAGATTTTGAGAAGCGCGTGAAATATTACGAAGAGCGAACAAAATTTATTGATACGATCGTGTCACTTATTAAAAATAAGAAGCCAATTGAAGAAAAAGCCATCAACGTCATTAATTTGTGGTATACAAATGTGGAAAAAAATAAAGAAAATATTTTAAAGGATCTTCAATTAATTGGAAAACTTATTGGATTTTAATATAAAAAAACTGATGGAATGCATACATTCACATCAGTTTTTTATTTTCAAGTAATATTTAATGATCCAGCGGCTAGAAATCAGACGGAAAAGTATTTTTATATTCATTTGCTACCACATTCCAAAAATAGTTTGCGTATACTCATTATTTCCAGCAAAGCGTTGTTCTATAGTTGGAAAAAAATGAGATGTTCATTTGCACCTTTTTTTCATTGATGTATACTTGTGAAGAGGTGATTTTATGTTTATCAGCGAAAAACAAGTAGAAATCCGCTATGCGGAAACGGATCAGATGGGGGTTGTCTACCACACAAATTACGTGGTGTGGATGGAGCTTGGAAGAACACAATTAGTCCGCGATTTAGGCTATGATTATGCCAAATTGGAGGAAATGGGTATCGTATCCCCCGTCATTGAATTAAATGTGCAATATAAAAAAGCCATGCGTTATGGACAAGTGGCGACTGTTCGTACTTGGGTGGAGCAGCATGATAAATTGCGCACAATCTATGGCTATGAAATCTTGCATGAAGATGGTTCTGTTGCAGCGACAGGAACAACGGTTAATATACTCGTTACAAAGGAAAATTTTAGACCCGTTCCACTAAGAAAAATCGATCCAGGTTGGGACGCTAAATACCACGAAATTGCTCGAACAAAAAAGGATTAATCATACATGAGGCTGGGACAAATCTAAAAAACATCACTTTCTCCAAAGAGAAAATGATGTTTTTTTTGATATGTTATTAAAATTGATTTCCGTTCCGGGGACGCTTTCCGCGGGCCCGGCTCGAGCCTCCTCGGAGCTCATTACTTCGCTCCTGCGGTGTCTCGAGACACGGGCTGTTCCCGCAGGAGTCGCCCCGTCACTCCAATCAATTTTTAGTTATATCAATTTTTTATCAAAACTCTTTCAACTGCCCCTTTAATTTTTTGTTTATGTCCCAGCCTCTTTCTTTTGA encodes the following:
- a CDS encoding diaminopimelate dehydrogenase — encoded protein: MSKIRIGIVGYGNLGRGVEAAIQQNPDTELVAVFTRRNPQSVTINSNAKVLHVDDALSYKDEIDVMILCGGSATDLPEQGPYFAQYFNTIDSFDTHAKIPEYFDEVNAASEKAGKVAIISVGWDPGLFSLNRLIGEAVLPVGNTYTFWGKGVSQGHSDAIRRIEGVKNAVQYTIPIEGAVNRVRSGENPELSTREKHARECFVVLEEGADAAKVEHEIKTMPNYFDEYDTTVHFISEEELKLNHSGMPHGGFVIRSGVSGLGDKQIIEFSLNLESNPTFTSSVLVAYARAAYRLNQNGDKGAKTVFDIPFGLLSPKSPEQLRKELL
- the acnA gene encoding aconitate hydratase AcnA — translated: MTKSNLHNSRASFELNGKTYYYYRLEALKEAGIADVSRLPYSIKVLLESVLRQYDNYVIKEEHVNNLAKWAEGADPEGEVPFKPSRVVLQDFTGVPVVVDLASLRSAMKELGGDPSKINPEIPVDLVIDHSVQVDKYGTPDALQANMDLEFERNAERYKFLKWAQTAFDNFRAVPPATGIVHQVNLEYLAPVIHVKQNEDGSFEAYPDSVVGTDSHTTMINGLGVLGWGVGGIEAEAGMLGQPSYFTIPEVIGVKLTGKLPNGATATDLALKVTQVLRKRGVVGKFVEFFGPGVATLPLADRATISNMAPEYGATCGYFAIDNETLNYLRLTGRDEEHVQLIEKYLKENNMFFDPNFEPVYTDVLEIKLDEIEPNLSGPKRPQDLIPLSEMKKRYREAVVAPMGVQGFGLTEDEFSKTSTIKFADGEELEMPTGAVAIAAITSCTNTSNPYVLIAAGLVAKKAVELGIKPPRWVKTSLAPGSKVVTGYLKDSGLQDYLDQIGFNTVGYGCTTCIGNSGPLLPEIEEAIKSKDLFVTSVLSGNRNFEGRVHPLVKANYLASPPLVVAYALAGTVDIDLQKDPIAKDKNGNDVFFNDIWPSSEEVYAILNKVVTPELFKKEYETVFTANEKWNAIETSTESLYTFDENSTYIQNPPFFQGLSKEPAPIQELKGLRVIAKFGDSITTDHISPAGAIGKDTPAGKYLQEKGVAIRDFNSYGSRRGNHEVMMRGTFANIRIRNQIAPGTEGGFTTYWPTGEVMYIYDAAMKYQEQGTGLVVLAGNDYGMGSSRDWAAKGTYLLGIKTVIAQSYERIHRSNLVMMGVLPLQFMPGENAETLGLKGDETISVNLTDDVKPRDILTVTAVSPDGKVTEFKALARFDSEVEVDYYRHGGILQMVLRNKLAGK
- a CDS encoding transcriptional regulator — encoded protein: MTVDAKNAYNGIVLLTGYLQRLYVFEKIHHELNMPHEPERLQQVKELFDDTLAMLPIFEQTKELFPTQVNKLKSVTEKVENLMSTYFKEEPLSFHEKLAYVGSTLYSEQHVNLGILRLGKVFQVEVNKDFEKRVKYYEERTKFIDTIVSLIKNKKPIEEKAINVINLWYTNVEKNKENILKDLQLIGKLIGF
- a CDS encoding YxcD family protein, with translation MEKITLSEQEIVDAVCLFHAKFKNVNPEDVEVELLYDDDRGFTAEAYVNGEMEPYNTVNFITAIRLYIEEQLQKDAMSARILLDLHDEEGIIANVEWD
- a CDS encoding acyl-CoA thioesterase translates to MFISEKQVEIRYAETDQMGVVYHTNYVVWMELGRTQLVRDLGYDYAKLEEMGIVSPVIELNVQYKKAMRYGQVATVRTWVEQHDKLRTIYGYEILHEDGSVAATGTTVNILVTKENFRPVPLRKIDPGWDAKYHEIARTKKD